A genomic window from Leptospiraceae bacterium includes:
- a CDS encoding ATP-binding protein, protein MTNEDTLEKIKIMKLYGMQRIFKSALDMGFNKLSPDEFVASLVDAEWEERYNRKLTRLLATAKFRYKANLESISYDSGRNLDKNMVLKLSSFEWIKRKYNLIISGPTGTGKSYLACAFGNNACLEGYSVLYYNSSKLFNSLRMKKVDGSYNREIDKIKKTDLLILDDFGLEPFDKKTALFLMEIIEDRHGQKSTIITSQYPISSWHDVVNNQTIADAVCDRILHSSYTFTLKGDSMRKLITKGLT, encoded by the coding sequence ATGACTAATGAAGATACACTTGAAAAAATAAAAATAATGAAACTTTATGGAATGCAGAGAATCTTTAAATCTGCATTGGATATGGGCTTTAATAAACTGAGTCCGGATGAGTTTGTTGCTTCTCTCGTAGATGCCGAATGGGAGGAAAGATATAATCGGAAGCTGACAAGATTATTAGCTACAGCTAAATTTCGATACAAAGCTAATCTGGAAAGCATCAGCTATGATAGCGGTAGAAATCTGGATAAAAATATGGTTCTAAAATTAAGCTCCTTTGAATGGATCAAAAGGAAATATAACCTTATTATATCCGGCCCGACCGGAACTGGGAAAAGTTATTTAGCATGTGCTTTTGGAAATAATGCCTGCCTGGAAGGATACTCTGTGCTATATTACAATAGCAGTAAATTATTCAATTCTTTAAGAATGAAAAAAGTCGATGGAAGTTACAATAGAGAAATTGATAAGATAAAAAAAACGGATCTACTTATCCTTGATGATTTTGGACTGGAACCGTTTGATAAGAAAACAGCATTGTTTCTTATGGAAATAATTGAAGATAGACATGGACAAAAGTCAACAATTATTACTTCTCAATACCCTATTTCATCCTGGCATGATGTGGTAAATAACCAGACAATTGCTGATGCAGTTTGTGACAGAATATTACACTCTTCTTACACATTCACGTTGAAAGGAGATTCCATGAGAAAATTAATTACAAAAGGTTTGACTTAA
- a CDS encoding IS21 family transposase: protein MNQRIKMNKIVEIVRLYELGLSKRSISRNLSISRPVVSEYLQIFRKSNMTYKDLSLMKESEVLDILDSRNLSRKERYQQLSIRFPDYAVQLKRVGVTLQILWEEYTKEVSEPYSYTQFCYHYQTWKNSKEVSMHIEHKYGDKLFVDFTGKKLKIKDPKTNEEREVEVFVSVLGASQLTYVEAVYSQKKEDFIRACENSLQYLGGVVNAIVPDCLKAAVTKSDRYEPEINPELLDFARHYDTVIFPARPYKPKDKALVENAVNIVYTRIFAPLRDQTFLSLSELNEAIQKLLDKHNNLKMQRLNHSRREDFERNEKQLLKPLPAEKYMFKKFAMSTVAVNYHVYLPEDKNYYSVPYRLKGRKTTIIYTQDIVEVFYNNERVALHKRDRAQGKYSTNIDHMPPSHKSYAEWNSEMILSRASLLGVSVRELSSNILNTYKYPEQGYKVCIGIINLGKKYGGKRVNRACEIALEYKQIGYRFIKNILLNGMDAYEQENLSSNDIKHENLRGKVYYNKEEY from the coding sequence ATGAATCAGAGGATAAAAATGAATAAAATTGTTGAAATAGTAAGACTCTACGAACTGGGTTTGAGTAAACGGAGTATTAGTCGAAACTTAAGTATTTCTCGTCCAGTAGTATCAGAGTATCTCCAAATATTCCGCAAGTCAAATATGACATATAAAGACCTCTCTCTTATGAAGGAAAGTGAGGTTCTGGATATATTAGATTCCAGAAATCTTTCCCGAAAAGAAAGGTATCAGCAGCTATCCATTAGGTTTCCTGACTATGCTGTTCAGTTGAAAAGAGTTGGAGTTACCCTGCAAATATTGTGGGAAGAATATACAAAAGAAGTTTCAGAACCCTATAGCTATACCCAGTTTTGTTATCACTATCAGACATGGAAAAACAGCAAAGAAGTCAGTATGCATATAGAGCATAAATATGGTGATAAACTGTTTGTGGACTTTACCGGAAAAAAGCTAAAAATAAAAGATCCCAAAACAAATGAAGAAAGAGAAGTTGAAGTATTTGTTTCTGTATTAGGTGCGAGTCAATTAACTTATGTAGAAGCGGTATATTCTCAGAAGAAAGAAGATTTTATTCGTGCCTGTGAGAATAGTTTACAATATCTTGGAGGGGTTGTGAATGCGATTGTTCCGGATTGCTTAAAAGCTGCGGTAACAAAAAGTGATAGGTATGAACCTGAAATCAATCCTGAGCTTTTGGATTTTGCCAGACATTATGATACGGTTATTTTCCCGGCAAGGCCCTATAAGCCCAAAGATAAAGCACTCGTAGAAAATGCGGTGAACATAGTATATACTAGAATATTTGCTCCTCTTAGAGATCAAACATTCCTGAGCCTCTCAGAATTGAATGAGGCAATACAGAAACTATTAGATAAACATAATAATCTAAAAATGCAGAGATTAAATCATTCAAGAAGAGAAGATTTTGAAAGAAACGAAAAACAGTTACTAAAGCCTCTACCTGCAGAAAAATACATGTTCAAGAAATTTGCAATGTCTACAGTAGCTGTAAATTATCATGTCTACCTTCCTGAAGATAAAAACTATTACAGCGTGCCTTATCGCCTAAAAGGTCGTAAAACCACGATAATCTATACTCAGGATATAGTTGAGGTATTCTACAATAATGAGAGAGTGGCTTTGCATAAACGTGATAGAGCACAGGGTAAATATAGCACAAATATAGACCATATGCCTCCCTCTCACAAGTCTTATGCGGAATGGAATTCTGAAATGATATTAAGCAGAGCATCTCTTCTGGGAGTAAGTGTAAGGGAGCTATCCTCAAATATTCTAAATACTTACAAATATCCCGAACAGGGATATAAAGTATGCATAGGGATTATTAACCTTGGAAAGAAATATGGGGGAAAGCGAGTTAATAGAGCCTGTGAAATCGCATTAGAATACAAGCAAATAGGCTACAGATTTATAAAAAATATTTTGCTAAATGGAATGGATGCATACGAGCAAGAAAACTTATCTTCCAATGACATCAAACATGAAAACCTGAGAGGAAAAGTATATTACAATAAGGAAGAATACTGA
- a CDS encoding DUF2281 domain-containing protein, with translation METQVLLEAIEQLPDEGKQELYDFLEVLIHKYIPEYAEIAYPDDRVEELAPEVEEYYKRELDKRLERVEEDPHPGYSMQDIVSELESETVSKLQRENNTAVLSARESRLLKKINRTAPNLIQKQYDVLMEKKREENLSEIEYENLIELTSFMESLQAERLENLIELSQIRNISLDKLIEQLELEPKLYVV, from the coding sequence ATGGAAACACAGGTATTATTAGAAGCTATCGAACAACTACCAGACGAGGGCAAGCAGGAGTTATACGATTTTTTAGAAGTCCTTATCCATAAATACATTCCGGAATATGCGGAAATCGCCTATCCGGATGATAGGGTTGAAGAGTTAGCACCGGAGGTAGAGGAATATTATAAACGTGAGCTTGATAAAAGGCTGGAGAGGGTAGAGGAGGATCCTCATCCAGGGTATTCCATGCAAGACATTGTTAGTGAACTGGAGAGCGAAACTGTCAGCAAATTACAGAGGGAGAACAATACCGCTGTGCTTTCTGCAAGGGAAAGCCGATTGTTGAAAAAAATCAACCGGACCGCACCAAACCTAATTCAAAAGCAATACGATGTTCTTATGGAAAAAAAAAGAGAAGAAAACCTTAGTGAAATAGAATATGAGAATCTTATAGAATTGACAAGTTTTATGGAATCTCTTCAAGCAGAGCGATTGGAGAACTTAATAGAGTTAAGTCAAATTCGAAACATTTCTCTGGATAAACTCATAGAACAATTAGAGTTAGAACCCAAATTATATGTCGTTTGA
- a CDS encoding HNH endonuclease: protein MSFEKLKQLVFGRAKGLCEYCKSPANISSQPFVIEHITPKSKGGQTESENLALSCQGCNNHKYNKTKGIDKLTNKETDLHNPRKQEWVENFAWTDDVIEIIGKNSTGRVTVDELKLNRDELQNLRKLLAKVGKHPPK from the coding sequence ATGTCGTTTGAAAAACTAAAACAGCTTGTATTTGGCAGGGCAAAAGGTCTTTGTGAATACTGTAAGAGTCCAGCAAACATTTCCTCACAGCCTTTTGTTATCGAACATATAACTCCCAAGAGTAAAGGTGGACAAACAGAATCTGAAAATCTGGCTCTCTCCTGTCAGGGTTGTAATAACCATAAGTATAATAAGACAAAAGGTATTGATAAGCTTACAAATAAAGAAACTGATTTACATAATCCCAGAAAACAAGAATGGGTTGAAAATTTTGCTTGGACAGACGATGTCATAGAAATCATAGGTAAAAACTCCACGGGTCGCGTCACAGTTGATGAGTTAAAATTAAATCGTGATGAATTACAAAACCTGCGAAAATTGCTTGCTAAGGTAGGAAAGCATCCACCGAAATAG
- a CDS encoding DUF2281 domain-containing protein, whose amino-acid sequence METQVLLEAIEQLPDEGKQELYDFLEVLIHKYIPEYAEIAYPDDRVEELAPEVEEYYKRELDKRLERVEEDPHPGYTGKEVIERLEKRIGRK is encoded by the coding sequence ATGGAAACACAGGTATTATTAGAAGCTATCGAACAACTACCAGACGAGGGCAAGCAGGAGTTATACGATTTTTTAGAAGTCCTTATCCATAAATACATTCCGGAATATGCGGAAATCGCCTATCCGGATGATAGGGTTGAAGAGTTAGCACCGGAGGTAGAGGAATATTATAAACGTGAGCTTGATAAAAGGCTGGAGAGGGTAGAGGAGGATCCTCATCCAGGGTATACCGGAAAAGAGGTCATTGAAAGGCTGGAGAAACGAATTGGCAGAAAATAG
- a CDS encoding GntR family transcriptional regulator encodes MKPSTKTKKLERNGYLDILKSIPVSSRKSISEKLSDTIKRKIETGKIQIGTELGVKELSEELFVSPVTVSKALKQLSETGLLEERRNRPYIVRSKVNPVKNPGYDAIIQDWAKQNDIQIQVILVSATELHSGSAAELYTYWNRLERDFDSSLFVLKRLLKFRSASEDIFRAGLLVNNYLKPEMAPELLSFYKEPENQKVGLPEYLDSLGINRIRSEWTISVESLNPNLHLSAWHLAEDLAPEKLLSFLDSLKPEDIQKPFLKLESSMFASPEGIFAYTEAFFEPKIFKFKTQSFDFEYIEYLQI; translated from the coding sequence ATGAAACCCTCGACAAAAACAAAGAAACTCGAAAGGAATGGTTATCTTGATATCTTAAAATCCATCCCTGTGAGTTCAAGAAAAAGCATTTCTGAGAAGTTAAGCGACACTATTAAGCGAAAAATAGAGACAGGTAAGATTCAAATTGGAACGGAACTCGGAGTCAAAGAACTTTCCGAAGAGCTTTTTGTTTCACCTGTAACGGTTTCTAAAGCTCTAAAGCAACTCTCTGAAACCGGTTTGTTAGAGGAAAGAAGGAACCGACCTTATATTGTTCGATCCAAAGTAAATCCGGTAAAAAATCCCGGGTACGATGCTATTATACAGGATTGGGCAAAACAGAATGATATACAGATACAGGTTATACTGGTATCGGCTACCGAACTGCACTCCGGTTCTGCCGCAGAGCTTTATACATACTGGAACCGTCTGGAAAGAGACTTTGATTCTTCCTTATTTGTATTAAAGAGACTTTTAAAGTTTCGTTCCGCTAGTGAGGATATTTTCCGAGCAGGCCTTCTGGTAAACAATTATCTGAAACCGGAAATGGCTCCCGAACTCCTCTCTTTCTACAAAGAGCCGGAAAATCAAAAAGTCGGGCTTCCGGAATACCTCGATTCTCTCGGAATCAACCGCATCCGCTCGGAATGGACGATCTCTGTAGAAAGTTTAAATCCAAACCTGCACCTCTCCGCCTGGCACTTAGCAGAGGACTTAGCTCCGGAAAAACTACTCTCCTTCCTGGATAGCCTGAAACCTGAGGACATACAGAAGCCTTTTTTGAAGCTGGAATCTTCAATGTTCGCAAGCCCGGAAGGCATTTTTGCCTACACGGAAGCTTTTTTTGAACCTAAAATTTTCAAATTCAAGACCCAGAGCTTTGACTTTGAGTATATAGAATACCTCCAGATATAG
- a CDS encoding putative Ig domain-containing protein → MKVILYLIITILLMNCDNFKEKKDNSLIGPVPEGQGLIINLGITKMIIDAGNSGSGASTQQATTVSISYPTNPATYYVGKKIDDNIPTTTGDNLTFSSENTLPQGLVLNPSTGIISGTPTTATPGNIYKIIAVDSKNKTNENSISITITVVDAPPSSLTYSNPTSIYTKGVVITNNVPSSSGTAPTSYSISPSLPSGLIFNPSNGIISGAPEQLSTKTTYTITARNAYGETSTTISIEVVAPGTPTSSPSSIAYNTSQLTAKVGVAITNLNPTVSGIATSYSISPSLPTGLSLNTTTGVISGTPTEAKANTQYTITASNTYGSTNTTLSIEVKSGYQWTKIIKSTSTGKLDYFSRLEKDSLGNIYIAGMWNGTVNFAEDFGGSDSKTSKDGNTLGYDIFITKINADGTYGWTKTIGGSNTERMRDFQIVGDNIYIIGQFQDTVNFGTDFGSSDSKTGISAGAGSTGFITKITTSGSYVWTKVLCSTTTAIFISGKVYNTNIYLYGWYNATCNFRSDFSGTDTRSSNKDTNGFYTFDTFLTKITTDGGYQWTKIIGGNADNYVNEFKVSNNGNLYLMGRAYAGTINFASDFGSSDSKTLSANTTLFLTKINSNESYGWTKLIPYGGGLSIDNFRFTINSTEDIYISGANLIGTYNFGTPFGANDFLSSNDFHGTITKISKDASYYWSKRLGMRTSSSQTGSIQVDSFDNVYVTDNFRNSFNFAEDFGGVDNKSITNNNAAYISKIKYDGSYQWTKTFGNHDGTNSSTHLNTMITHGDYIYALGVISANNAVNFGKDFGSTDNKTSGSKDYSLFITKFENQ, encoded by the coding sequence ATGAAAGTTATATTATATTTAATTATCACAATTCTGCTAATGAACTGTGATAACTTTAAAGAGAAAAAAGATAATTCTTTGATTGGCCCTGTCCCTGAAGGACAGGGGTTAATTATTAATTTAGGAATTACTAAAATGATTATTGATGCAGGAAATTCTGGAAGTGGTGCCAGCACGCAGCAAGCAACTACTGTCAGTATATCGTATCCAACCAACCCTGCCACTTACTATGTTGGAAAGAAAATTGATGATAATATTCCAACAACTACAGGAGACAACTTAACATTTAGTTCTGAAAATACATTACCTCAAGGTTTGGTTTTAAATCCTTCAACTGGTATAATATCTGGAACTCCAACGACAGCAACTCCTGGAAATATCTACAAAATAATAGCTGTAGATAGCAAAAACAAAACAAATGAAAACAGTATAAGTATCACAATAACTGTAGTCGATGCTCCACCTTCATCTTTAACTTATAGTAATCCAACGAGCATATATACCAAAGGAGTCGTAATAACTAATAATGTTCCTTCAAGTTCAGGAACTGCTCCAACCTCCTATTCTATTTCACCCAGTCTACCATCTGGATTAATTTTTAACCCTTCAAATGGAATCATATCAGGTGCTCCAGAACAGTTATCAACTAAAACTACCTACACAATTACTGCTCGGAATGCTTATGGAGAGACATCTACTACAATCAGCATTGAAGTTGTTGCACCTGGAACTCCTACTTCATCACCAAGTAGTATTGCTTATAATACATCTCAACTAACAGCTAAGGTTGGAGTGGCTATAACAAATTTAAACCCTACTGTTTCGGGAATTGCAACTAGTTATTCAATTTCACCCAGCTTACCGACAGGATTATCTTTAAATACTACTACAGGTGTTATATCAGGTACTCCAACTGAAGCAAAAGCTAATACACAATATACTATAACAGCTTCAAATACTTATGGAAGCACAAATACTACTTTAAGCATCGAAGTAAAATCTGGATACCAATGGACAAAAATAATTAAATCTACATCAACTGGAAAGTTAGATTATTTTTCACGCTTAGAAAAAGATAGTTTAGGCAATATATACATAGCTGGTATGTGGAATGGAACTGTCAATTTTGCAGAAGACTTTGGAGGGAGTGATAGTAAGACCAGTAAAGATGGAAATACTTTGGGTTATGATATCTTTATAACTAAAATTAATGCCGATGGAACCTATGGATGGACAAAAACAATAGGAGGTTCGAATACAGAAAGAATGAGAGATTTTCAGATAGTTGGGGATAATATTTATATCATCGGTCAATTTCAAGATACGGTAAATTTTGGTACTGATTTTGGTTCTTCTGATAGTAAAACAGGAATTTCTGCAGGAGCAGGTTCAACAGGTTTCATAACTAAGATCACAACCAGTGGTTCATATGTATGGACAAAAGTTTTATGTTCTACTACTACGGCAATTTTTATTTCAGGAAAAGTATATAACACTAATATTTATCTTTACGGTTGGTATAATGCAACATGTAATTTTAGAAGTGACTTTTCCGGAACGGATACCAGAAGTTCCAATAAAGATACTAATGGCTTTTACACTTTTGATACTTTCCTTACTAAAATAACTACTGATGGAGGATATCAATGGACAAAAATAATTGGAGGAAATGCAGACAATTACGTAAATGAGTTCAAAGTTTCGAATAATGGTAACCTATATCTAATGGGAAGAGCTTATGCAGGAACAATTAATTTTGCTTCTGATTTTGGTAGTTCAGATTCGAAGACTCTCAGTGCGAATACGACACTTTTTCTAACTAAAATTAACTCTAATGAATCTTATGGATGGACAAAGCTAATTCCTTATGGTGGAGGTTTAAGTATTGATAATTTTCGCTTTACTATAAATAGCACTGAGGATATTTATATCTCAGGTGCTAATCTTATAGGCACATACAATTTTGGGACTCCATTTGGTGCAAATGATTTCCTGTCTTCCAATGATTTTCATGGGACAATAACTAAAATTTCAAAAGATGCAAGTTATTATTGGTCAAAAAGGTTGGGAATGAGAACAAGCAGTAGCCAAACAGGAAGTATTCAAGTAGACTCATTCGACAACGTATATGTAACGGATAACTTTAGAAATTCTTTTAATTTTGCTGAGGATTTTGGAGGTGTTGACAATAAGTCTATAACGAACAACAATGCCGCTTACATTTCCAAGATTAAATATGATGGTTCTTATCAATGGACAAAAACATTCGGAAATCATGATGGAACTAATAGTTCCACTCACCTAAATACAATGATTACTCATGGTGATTATATATATGCTCTGGGAGTCATCTCTGCAAACAATGCAGTAAATTTCGGAAAGGATTTTGGCTCTACTGATAATAAAACTTCGGGGAGTAAGGACTATAGTTTGTTTATAACAAAATTTGAGAATCAATGA